TCACCAAAAGCCTTGAGGAGAGTCGCCAAGCACTCGATTGTGGTGAGGTTAACAAACCAGATAAGAAGCGAAAACCAGAATCGACCTTAGAACGGcctcttcaaaaagaagGCAAGGTATGAAACGTGATACTCGTGATCCGACTGACTCTGTTGTTGTAGTTCCTATGAAGATTGCTGCCATGTTCGCCTGTCTTAAACTATCCGCATAATCCATATTTGAGTGCTTTTGTACAAATGAGCGGAACTGCCGCTCAATCTGTCAATATCCGCTCAGGTCTTTACTGTTCTGATGACATGATCATTCCAGGAGATCCCGTCGGTATGAGAGCTCAGGGATGTCTACCTGTTTTACTTCAGCTAGCAGTGCCGTCCTTGCAGTTGTGGCATTCACTCATACTTTCCTCTGCCCGCTGTCAACATGcccaaaaatttatcagATACATATGCTCTACTGATAAAAGTAGGTTCTGATTTCCTAATGGTGTTCACAGTTTTTTCTAGTCTCACTCATCATGCGGCTGTAAGTTCTTCATTAGGGAAAATGTTTAAAAGCGTAAATAAGAACTTAAAATGAATGTATATAAAGAAAACAACCACATCAATTCCTGAAAGGTGAATTAAACGGTGTATCAACCAACTATGACCCGTCAATACAATTCAATAGCTGGAGGTGAGGTTGAGCCTTTTCTTGGAGACGTGGCAACGGAAACGAACACAAATGACTGCAACATGGGTCGAAGGGACTCAGTAAGTTCTCACATCGAAAGAATGCGAAGCAATAGCATAAAGAGCATCAGAAGCACAATTGAGATCGTGAGAGAGCATGTCGATAAAAAGAAGTTTGCGTTACTGATCTTTTCCAGTTTCCTCCTTTATATTGGATTCATTTGTGTCTTTGCGCCAAGAACTTCACTGGCAAGAGATTTAAGAAGGATACATTCATCGCATTTGACAGAAAGTGAGATTTTTCGAATATACTTAAACGAACTAGCTGATAAGAATCTAGCTGGGCAGCATGTTCGAAACTACACAAGCCATCCTCATGAGATTGGGGATAAGGAGACTTTGGAGTACACTGTCTCTCAACTTCGATCGATGGGATTCGAGCCTAAATTAGAGAAATATTACCCATGGGTTAACAAATACGGCAATACAGAAGTGCATTTGTTTAATGAAAGTGACATTATATTCAGTGCCACAATGTTGGAGGACTGTCTTCGGGAAGATCCGACTACCTGTCGTAAAGATAATGCTCGTGGGTACCATGGATATTCTGCCAATGGCACTGTCGAAGCACAATATATCTTTGGTAATTACGGGACTTTGGAGGATTACAAAAGACTATTGGATAACGAAATCGATATCGAAGGTAAAATCCATATTATACGTTATGGAGAAATGTGTCCCGGtttgaaagtgaagaatGCAGAATTATATGGAGCTTCGGGAGTGATTATGTACAGTGATTCTTACGAAGATGGTTACATTACTCAGGCGAATGGATTTGAGGCGTATCCGAAGGGGCCAGCGAGACATCAAAGTAGCATTGAGAGAGCATCTGTAGGGTTTTTCTCAGATTTTCTAGGTGATCCAACCACGCCAAATTATGCTTCCAAATATCCTTACACCGAAAGACTCTCCCCTTCGGGAAGGCTGCCATCAATCCCTTCAGTTCCATTAAGTGCCAAAGAAGTGGCACCATTGTTGAGCAAATTGAATGGTAGAGGTGTTAATATGCTACCTGGAGGTAATATAGAGGGATTCAATTATTTTAGTGGACCCTCTAGTGAGGATATCAAAGCTAAAATAGTCAATGACCAGAAATACAAAATCGTGGAGATGACAAATGTCGTTGTTGATATTCCAGGTATATTTTCTGAGTATGATGTCATAATTGGAAACTCAAGAGACTCTTGGACTTCTGGTGGTGCCGGTTCTCCGAACAGTGGAAGTTCTATCCTATTAGAAATTGCTCGTGGTATGAAATCACTTTTAAGGCAAGGGTGGAAACCGTTAAGACcaataaaattgataagTTGGGATGGAGGTGCGCACGGCAATTTGGGCTCTACCGAATATGTGGAGGATCACTCTCAactattgaaaaggaaCGCTCTAGCCTATTTAAATCTTGAGTCAGCTATCACTGGGTCTGAGTTCAATTCTCAAGCGAATCCTTTGTTGCACGAAGTGATCCGTAGAGCGGCAAAAGCCACACAATACAAGGGTGAAGATAATTGGACTCTGTTTGATGAATGGGATAAATCATCAGGTTCGAGGATTGATCCAATAGATGGCATATCAGATTGTTCTTCCTTTCAATTCAACATGGGTATTCCTTCGGCACAATTTCAGTTTAGAAATAATGGTAAAACTGATGCTGTTCATCAATTACATTCAAGTTTTGACTCCTACACCTGGATGGAAACTTTTGTAGATAAGAACTATCAAATGCATAACACTCTGGCTGTTCTAGTTGGCATGACTTCTTTGATGTTGAGTGAAAAGGAGCCAACAGTCTTCACAATGGGCCCttattttgaaggaatACTCGAAAATTACAATCAGTTGCATGAAAGCCTACTGCAAGCTTTCCCTAAAGATAAAGAAGTGCATAACCTGGCTGAAAAAGTCTCGAAAGTCTTATCTTACCTAAGAAGCGTTTCTTCGTCATTCGATACAGAAGTTTTAGCATTGAGTCAGTTATGTACTCAAGACTTTCCCGCCTGGCAAATCTacaagaaattcaaaatatatattaaaCTGACCCGAATTAACAGGAAATTAAAACAGATTGACCAGTTCTTTCTCACCCAGAAAGGATTGAATGGTAGACGTTCAATGAGGCATTCCATATTTGCCCCAAATAAATGGAGAGGCGACAAGGTGGATGTCTTACCTGGTCTGCACGAAGCAATATGCGAGAGGGACCGCCCTAGTTTATTGCTATGGTTGAAGACTTTGCAAACGCAGTGCGGCAATTTGGAATCCCTTCTTCAATAGGCACTGGAAAgatctcattttttcttgatcaaacttttttacAGTTTTGTATGTCATTCACtaaatatcaaaaaacgAGGAAAGCCTTTATTTCACAGTCAgagaaaattcaattaaaAACTGCTAAGCAAGAAGTCACAGAAGGATAATCCAACATGTTTAAACGGTCAGTCATCAATCAAACTAAATTGTTCTCCACCACACGTCCAATTTTGGGCAAGAAGGTCTACTTTGATCCATCTGTCAatggtaaaaaaattggcaGAATCGAATTTGAACTTTATGACGATATTGTTCCAAAAACAGCAGAAAATTTCAGAGCTCTGTGTACTGGGGAGAAAGGTTTTGGTTACAAGAATGTCCCATTCCACAGGGTCATCCCACAATTTATGATTCAAGGTGGTGACACCGATCTTGCTGGTGGATTTGGGGGTAAATCAATCTACGGATCCAAATTCGCTGacgaaaacttttcaaagaaacatGACAAACCGTTTTTGCTGTCCATGGCTAATGCAGGTCCAAACACAAATGGTTCTCAATTCTTCATTACTACTGTGCCATGCCCATGGCTAGACGGCAAGCACGTTGTGTTTGGCGAAGTTACTAGTGGCGAAGATGTTGTCAAGACTATTGAGGGCTACGGTACTATGTCAGGTAAGCCaaaatcagaaattttgattgaGGAATCTGGCGAATTGTAAATGGTATATATCTGCGCTATCAACTAGTATTTAGAACTATGTCTATTTGAATAGGTATGACTATCGCTAGAAACGAGTCTTTCTTATTTGACattattgatatcaaataGGGTTTATTGAAATAAATAACCGATAAAACATGAATCTAAATAAACAGCGATCGAATTGAACCAGAAGAAGTGTATTGGATTGATTGTTATCAATATAAACTGAATCAGGATGAGTTTAGAAGATTCTTTTACAAATATGAATATTTATGATGCCAAAAAATACTTCCGTAGGGCTCAGAATGTTGTGTTTAATTATACGGAAATGGAGGCCAAGGTTCGTGAAGCAACCAATAATGAGCCGTGGGGAGCTTCCTCGTCATTAATGGAACAAATCTCTCAAGGGACGTACAATTTGAGAGAGCGTGAAGAGATCTTGGGAATGATATTTAGACGTTTCACGGAGAAAGGTGCGAGTGAGTGGAGACAAATTTACAAGGCTCTACAATTGCTGGAGTATTTGATTAGACACGGCTCTGAGAGGTTCATCGATGATACCAGAAGTAGTATCAACCTGATCAAAATGTTGGAGTCGTTTCACTACGTCGACTCTCAGAGCAGAGATCAAGGTGTTAATGTCAGAAGTAGAGCAAAAGCTTTATCTGACCTGTTGAGCGATGATGAGACCATCAGGatggaaagaaagaaagctAGAGAGacagcaaaaaaatttaaaggAGTTGCTGGGGGTCTTGGTTCTGTGACAAGCTccaaaaaaggaagaggaTCATATAAATCTAAAGGTATCAGTATCAGCGCAGACactgatgatgaagacgaagaagatAGAAATAGTCAGATACATCAGTCAAGTTTCAAGGATGAGTCTCCCGCACCGGCGGAAACGGAAAATATCGACCTTTTCGGTTTCAATAAGGTTGAGGATATGGAAAGGGTTAACGCGCCGCAGGAAAGTGTCAATGACAGTGAAAGcgacgacgacgatgaTTTTGCTGATTTCCAAAGCGCTGCACCAGCTGTACAACAAACAAGTAATGCGGGCACATTCTCCAAGCACCACGTGAATAATCTAATGATGAACGATTCTTCATTATCAGGCCTTACCTCTTCATCTGCATTTAATATAGGGCCGGCGATTTCAGAGCCGAAGAAGGCCGATCCCTTTAGCAATCTATTCACAAGCGCGAAAAGCCTTCAAGAACCTGTTAAACCAGTCTCAAAAGCGTCTACCTCAGTGCAAGAAAGCACACCTGCTGAAACTCATGATTATGACGATGAtaatgacgatgatgacggATTCGGCGAAATGATGGAAGCAGGTGCTCCACAAGAACATGAACAGCAGTCAAAAAATCCccaatcatcatcaaatgaaattgatcttCTCAGCTTCTAATATGTAATACATATCAAGATATAATTCCTCCAATCGATTTTGTAATGAGTTTTTGGCCCTTCTACAGTTTAACAGATACGTCAAAGTTCGGAGAACTCGTTCGCTCGCCGAATGCTCAAAAATacacaattgaaaatgtcaaaGCAGAAAACGGATTACAAACATCGTATATATATTGTTTGAGGATGGCTATTTACTCTTTTTGGATATTCGACAGACACTGTAATTGCATATTTGATAGAGAATGGACTTTGAGCTCTAATAGCTCTAGCGGAACGGTAAATTCTAAACAAAACGAAGAAACCGCAAAATTGCTATATGGGATGGTATTCTCACTGCGTTCAATGACACAGAAAGTTTCCAGTGGTCctctcaaaaatgaaatcaaaagtaTAGCCACAGGTAAATATAGGATACATGTTTACTGTACGGCCTCCGGCTTACAGTTTGTTTTGATTACAGATTTTAAGCAGCAGTCGTACACCGAGGTTTTACAGTATATTTACAGTCACATATATGTGAAATATGTTGCCCACAATCTCTTTTCAGCATATGATTTTGCAGATAACAAGAACGAAACCAGGGGTCAAGGCTTCAGAAAGATCGCTAATAGGAATTTTGTACAAAGTTTGGAATCCTTCTTATCACCTATGATTGT
This Zygotorulaspora mrakii chromosome 5, complete sequence DNA region includes the following protein-coding sequences:
- the VPS70 gene encoding putative zinc metalloprotease (similar to Saccharomyces cerevisiae VPS70 (YJR126C); ancestral locus Anc_4.348); amino-acid sequence: MTRQYNSIAGGEVEPFLGDVATETNTNDCNMGRRDSVSSHIERMRSNSIKSIRSTIEIVREHVDKKKFALLIFSSFLLYIGFICVFAPRTSLARDLRRIHSSHLTESEIFRIYLNELADKNLAGQHVRNYTSHPHEIGDKETLEYTVSQLRSMGFEPKLEKYYPWVNKYGNTEVHLFNESDIIFSATMLEDCLREDPTTCRKDNARGYHGYSANGTVEAQYIFGNYGTLEDYKRLLDNEIDIEGKIHIIRYGEMCPGLKVKNAELYGASGVIMYSDSYEDGYITQANGFEAYPKGPARHQSSIERASVGFFSDFLGDPTTPNYASKYPYTERLSPSGRLPSIPSVPLSAKEVAPLLSKLNGRGVNMLPGGNIEGFNYFSGPSSEDIKAKIVNDQKYKIVEMTNVVVDIPGIFSEYDVIIGNSRDSWTSGGAGSPNSGSSILLEIARGMKSLLRQGWKPLRPIKLISWDGGAHGNLGSTEYVEDHSQLLKRNALAYLNLESAITGSEFNSQANPLLHEVIRRAAKATQYKGEDNWTLFDEWDKSSGSRIDPIDGISDCSSFQFNMGIPSAQFQFRNNGKTDAVHQLHSSFDSYTWMETFVDKNYQMHNTLAVLVGMTSLMLSEKEPTVFTMGPYFEGILENYNQLHESLLQAFPKDKEVHNLAEKVSKVLSYLRSVSSSFDTEVLALSQLCTQDFPAWQIYKKFKIYIKLTRINRKLKQIDQFFLTQKGLNGRRSMRHSIFAPNKWRGDKVDVLPGLHEAICERDRPSLLLWLKTLQTQCGNLESLLQ
- the CPR3 gene encoding peptidylprolyl isomerase CPR3 (similar to Saccharomyces cerevisiae CPR3 (YML078W); ancestral locus Anc_4.347), with product MFKRSVINQTKLFSTTRPILGKKVYFDPSVNGKKIGRIEFELYDDIVPKTAENFRALCTGEKGFGYKNVPFHRVIPQFMIQGGDTDLAGGFGGKSIYGSKFADENFSKKHDKPFLLSMANAGPNTNGSQFFITTVPCPWLDGKHVVFGEVTSGEDVVKTIEGYGTMSGKPKSEILIEESGEL
- the ENT3 gene encoding Ent3p (similar to Saccharomyces cerevisiae ENT3 (YJR125C); ancestral locus Anc_4.346) — translated: MSLEDSFTNMNIYDAKKYFRRAQNVVFNYTEMEAKVREATNNEPWGASSSLMEQISQGTYNLREREEILGMIFRRFTEKGASEWRQIYKALQLLEYLIRHGSERFIDDTRSSINLIKMLESFHYVDSQSRDQGVNVRSRAKALSDLLSDDETIRMERKKARETAKKFKGVAGGLGSVTSSKKGRGSYKSKGISISADTDDEDEEDRNSQIHQSSFKDESPAPAETENIDLFGFNKVEDMERVNAPQESVNDSESDDDDDFADFQSAAPAVQQTSNAGTFSKHHVNNLMMNDSSLSGLTSSSAFNIGPAISEPKKADPFSNLFTSAKSLQEPVKPVSKASTSVQESTPAETHDYDDDNDDDDGFGEMMEAGAPQEHEQQSKNPQSSSNEIDLLSF
- the BET5 gene encoding TRAPP subunit BET5 (similar to Saccharomyces cerevisiae BET5 (YML077W); ancestral locus Anc_4.345) codes for the protein MAIYSFWIFDRHCNCIFDREWTLSSNSSSGTVNSKQNEETAKLLYGMVFSLRSMTQKVSSGPLKNEIKSIATGKYRIHVYCTASGLQFVLITDFKQQSYTEVLQYIYSHIYVKYVAHNLFSAYDFADNKNETRGQGFRKIANRNFVQSLESFLSPMIVQ